One stretch of Roseovarius mucosus DNA includes these proteins:
- a CDS encoding efflux RND transporter periplasmic adaptor subunit, whose amino-acid sequence MTRCLALLFAVTTAHMAVAEQLVFEGRIEASDRAVLSSRLNGVVAEILFEGGDHVKAGQPLIRLDPTDVALALEMTEARLAEAQARLDGAARRTARQEEMLDRGVAADATVGPARTERAMAEAAVALAEAERRRAALDLERAIIRAPITGLISPPAVAVGTFLEAEVAPPLATIITLDPAVVAYQAPYAERLASLEATGSRTVAELLETVRVKLRLPGDRIYPGEASPHAASPEVDAETGTVTVWARFPNPDALLRPGMAVMVLSEIGQTEVAQ is encoded by the coding sequence ATGACACGCTGTCTTGCACTTCTGTTCGCAGTGACGACCGCGCATATGGCTGTCGCCGAACAACTTGTCTTTGAAGGACGGATCGAAGCCTCCGACCGTGCGGTCCTGTCCAGCCGCCTGAACGGCGTCGTAGCTGAAATCCTGTTTGAGGGTGGTGATCACGTCAAAGCGGGTCAGCCGCTGATCCGTCTTGATCCGACCGATGTGGCACTCGCACTGGAGATGACCGAGGCGCGGCTCGCCGAGGCCCAAGCACGCCTCGACGGGGCGGCCCGGCGAACCGCCCGTCAGGAAGAGATGCTTGACCGCGGGGTCGCTGCGGATGCCACTGTGGGTCCCGCCCGCACCGAAAGGGCGATGGCCGAGGCCGCGGTTGCGCTGGCAGAGGCCGAGCGGCGGCGGGCGGCGCTCGATCTCGAACGTGCGATCATACGCGCCCCGATCACTGGCCTCATCTCGCCGCCGGCCGTTGCCGTCGGCACCTTCCTCGAGGCGGAGGTTGCCCCGCCACTGGCGACGATCATCACGCTTGACCCGGCGGTCGTCGCCTACCAAGCACCCTATGCTGAACGGCTCGCCTCCCTCGAAGCGACCGGGTCCAGGACGGTTGCCGAGTTGCTGGAAACCGTCCGAGTAAAATTGCGGCTCCCCGGCGACAGGATCTATCCCGGAGAGGCGAGCCCCCATGCAGCAAGCCCCGAGGTCGATGCGGAGACTGGCACCGTAACCGTATGGGCGCGGTTTCCAAACCCCGATGCGCTGCTACGGCCCGGCATGGCCGTAATGGTCCTCTCGGAGATCGGCCAGACCGAGGTAGCGCAATGA
- a CDS encoding XapX domain-containing protein, whose amino-acid sequence MDWKPYAVSFAFGLAVGGLYALFGTRSPAPPIIALLGLLGMLLGETAVSWLRDRTTAAGAAAHCLHAKHFATSERQKTEG is encoded by the coding sequence ATGGATTGGAAACCCTATGCTGTGTCGTTTGCGTTCGGGCTCGCCGTCGGGGGGCTCTACGCACTTTTTGGCACACGCTCCCCCGCGCCACCAATCATCGCGCTGCTTGGCCTGCTCGGAATGCTGCTGGGCGAGACGGCGGTTTCATGGCTTAGGGACCGGACGACAGCCGCAGGGGCCGCCGCCCATTGCCTGCACGCGAAACATTTCGCAACGTCCGAGCGTCAGAAGACGGAGGGATGA
- a CDS encoding amidohydrolase: protein MHETRQHPIKTAAPVTRRWVTKSGAALGALGLFAPDTAQAQSNTEDGMADTIIRNARVTTLDPATPDADAVAIRDGLILATGRENEIMWLADSDTHVIDAGGRRVIPGLNDSHTHLIRGGLNYNMELRWENVPSLADALRMLKEQADRTPAPQWVRVVGGWSEFQFAERRMPTLDEINTAAPDTPVFILHLYGQALINRAAIAVLGFGKETPNPPGGEIQRDAQGNPTGLLIAKPSALILYSTLAMGPKLPLEEQINSTRHYMREMNRLGITSVIDAGGGGQNYPDDYAVIQQLHDADQLTVRIAFNLFAQTAGAELSDYENWVAMTEPGAGSNMLRMNGAGENLTWSAADFENFLEPRPDLVPTMESELEPIVELLAVNKWPFRIHATYDETIDRFLTVFERVNQRQPFETRFIIDHAETITPRNIERITALGGGIATQHRMAFQGEYFVDRYGAEAAQATPPIRRMIDMGTPVGAGTDATRVASYDPWVSLYWMTIGKTLGGMPLYSEDNLLTREEALRLWTHGSAWFSGEANEKGTLAPGMYADLAVLSADYLSVPPDEIRQINAVLTMVGGRIVHGEGPFSDLAPPLPPASPGWSPVGAVPSPGARQATGATEMRIDRACHDGCASACSLHGHDHGIAWTNPIPVKDVKSFWGALGCSCFAV from the coding sequence ATGCACGAGACGAGACAACACCCGATCAAAACCGCCGCGCCGGTCACCCGCCGGTGGGTCACGAAATCAGGCGCCGCGCTTGGCGCGCTTGGGCTTTTTGCACCCGACACTGCGCAGGCACAATCCAACACGGAGGACGGCATGGCCGACACGATCATCAGAAACGCGCGTGTGACGACGCTTGATCCCGCGACGCCAGACGCCGACGCCGTCGCGATCCGGGATGGTCTCATCTTGGCAACGGGAAGAGAGAACGAGATCATGTGGCTGGCAGACTCGGACACGCATGTGATCGACGCGGGCGGCAGGCGCGTGATTCCCGGCCTGAACGACAGCCACACGCACCTGATCCGTGGCGGGCTCAACTACAATATGGAACTCAGGTGGGAGAATGTTCCCTCGCTCGCTGACGCGCTGCGGATGCTGAAGGAACAGGCGGACCGCACCCCTGCCCCGCAGTGGGTCCGGGTCGTCGGCGGCTGGTCCGAGTTCCAGTTCGCCGAGCGGCGCATGCCGACGCTTGACGAGATCAACACCGCCGCGCCCGACACACCCGTTTTCATCCTGCACCTCTACGGTCAGGCGTTGATCAACCGGGCGGCCATCGCGGTGCTGGGTTTCGGGAAGGAGACGCCGAATCCGCCGGGTGGCGAGATCCAGCGGGACGCCCAAGGCAACCCCACGGGCCTTCTTATCGCCAAGCCCTCGGCGCTCATCCTATATTCCACCCTCGCGATGGGGCCAAAGCTGCCCCTCGAGGAGCAGATCAACTCTACCCGCCATTACATGCGCGAGATGAACCGCCTCGGTATCACATCGGTGATCGACGCCGGTGGCGGCGGCCAGAATTATCCGGATGACTACGCCGTCATCCAGCAGCTGCACGACGCGGATCAACTAACGGTTCGAATCGCGTTCAATCTTTTTGCACAAACTGCGGGTGCAGAGCTTTCGGACTATGAGAACTGGGTAGCAATGACCGAACCCGGTGCTGGATCGAACATGCTACGGATGAACGGAGCGGGTGAGAACCTGACTTGGTCGGCAGCGGATTTCGAAAACTTCCTCGAACCCCGTCCCGATCTCGTCCCCACAATGGAAAGCGAACTGGAGCCGATCGTCGAGCTGCTGGCGGTGAACAAATGGCCGTTCCGCATCCATGCGACCTATGACGAAACGATCGACCGGTTCCTAACCGTCTTCGAGCGTGTGAACCAGCGCCAGCCCTTCGAGACGCGGTTCATCATCGACCACGCAGAGACGATTACGCCGCGCAACATCGAGCGGATCACGGCGCTTGGCGGCGGCATCGCCACGCAGCATCGAATGGCGTTCCAGGGGGAGTATTTTGTAGACCGCTACGGCGCGGAGGCGGCGCAGGCGACACCACCAATCCGGCGGATGATCGACATGGGCACCCCGGTCGGTGCTGGCACCGATGCAACACGCGTGGCTTCTTACGACCCGTGGGTCAGCCTCTACTGGATGACCATCGGCAAGACGCTGGGCGGCATGCCGCTTTACAGCGAGGACAACCTGCTGACGCGCGAGGAGGCGCTGCGGCTCTGGACGCATGGGTCGGCATGGTTCTCGGGCGAGGCGAATGAAAAAGGCACGTTGGCGCCCGGCATGTATGCCGATCTCGCCGTGCTCTCGGCAGATTACCTGAGCGTGCCGCCTGACGAGATCCGGCAGATAAACGCCGTCCTGACCATGGTCGGCGGCCGTATCGTGCATGGCGAGGGCCCGTTCTCCGATCTTGCACCGCCGCTGCCGCCCGCCTCGCCGGGCTGGAGCCCAGTCGGCGCGGTCCCAAGTCCGGGCGCGCGGCAGGCGACCGGTGCCACTGAGATGCGTATTGACCGCGCATGCCACGATGGCTGTGCCAGCGCCTGCTCGCTGCACGGCCATGACCACGGAATTGCCTGGACGAACCCCATTCCCGTGAAAGACGTAAAGTCCTTCTGGGGCGCACTCGGCTGTTCGTGTTTTGCGGTGTGA
- a CDS encoding hydrolase, giving the protein MTKPELLTPDNCQIIFIDHQPQMAFGVQSIDRQVLKNNVVALAKAAKVFDIPTTITTVETESFSGHTYPELLEVFPDHPLLERTSMNSWDDQKVRNALAKNGQKKVIVSGLWTEVCNNSFAFSAMAEGGYEIFMVADASGGTSQEAHDYSMQRMIQAGVVPVTWQQVMLEWQRDWAHRETYDAIMSLVREHSGAYGMGVDYAYTMVHKAPERVEHGERLAPVAAGSAAAAE; this is encoded by the coding sequence ATGACCAAGCCTGAACTACTAACCCCGGACAATTGCCAGATCATCTTTATCGACCACCAGCCACAGATGGCCTTTGGCGTGCAGTCGATCGACCGGCAGGTTCTGAAAAACAATGTTGTGGCCCTCGCCAAGGCGGCCAAGGTGTTCGACATCCCGACCACGATCACCACGGTCGAGACCGAAAGCTTCTCGGGTCACACGTATCCGGAACTGCTGGAAGTCTTCCCCGATCATCCGCTGCTCGAGCGCACCTCTATGAACTCCTGGGACGACCAGAAGGTGCGTAATGCGCTCGCGAAGAACGGCCAGAAGAAGGTCATTGTCTCTGGGCTCTGGACCGAAGTCTGCAACAACTCTTTCGCCTTCAGCGCAATGGCCGAGGGCGGCTACGAGATATTCATGGTCGCTGACGCCTCCGGCGGGACCTCGCAGGAGGCGCATGACTACTCCATGCAGCGCATGATCCAGGCCGGGGTTGTGCCGGTGACCTGGCAGCAGGTGATGCTGGAATGGCAGCGCGATTGGGCGCACCGTGAGACCTATGATGCCATCATGAGCCTCGTGCGGGAGCATTCTGGCGCTTATGGCATGGGCGTCGATTACGCCTACACCATGGTTCACAAGGCGCCTGAGCGGGTCGAGCATGGAGAGCGTCTGGCACCCGTAGCCGCCGGATCGGCCGCCGCCGCCGAATAG
- a CDS encoding alpha/beta fold hydrolase: MAEITTPDGNRIFFKDWGPRDAQPIVFHHGWPLSSDDWDAQMLFFLSKGYRVVAHDRRGHGRSEQVDSGHDIDHYAADAFAVAEALDLRNAVHIGHSTGGGEVARYVARHGGPAGRVAKAVLVAAIPPLMLQTDANPEGTPMEVFDGFRAALAGNRAQFFRDVPAGPFYGFNREGATVHEGVIQNWWRQGMMGSAKAHYDGIKAFSETDQTEDLKAMTVPTLVLHGEDDQVVPIAASAEKAVKLLPNGTLKTYPGFSHGMLTVNADVLNADLLEFITG; encoded by the coding sequence ATGGCAGAGATCACTACCCCCGACGGCAATCGCATTTTCTTCAAGGATTGGGGCCCGCGCGACGCTCAGCCGATCGTCTTTCATCACGGTTGGCCCCTCAGCTCCGACGACTGGGACGCGCAGATGCTGTTTTTTCTCTCAAAGGGCTACCGGGTGGTGGCACATGACCGGCGCGGACATGGCCGTTCGGAGCAGGTCGACAGCGGCCACGACATCGACCACTACGCCGCCGACGCCTTTGCCGTGGCCGAGGCGCTGGACCTGCGCAACGCGGTCCACATCGGCCATTCCACCGGCGGCGGCGAGGTCGCGCGCTACGTGGCGCGGCACGGTGGACCGGCTGGCCGGGTGGCCAAGGCCGTTCTCGTCGCCGCCATCCCGCCGCTGATGCTGCAGACCGACGCGAACCCCGAGGGCACGCCGATGGAGGTTTTCGACGGTTTCCGCGCGGCCCTCGCCGGAAATCGCGCGCAGTTCTTCCGCGATGTGCCCGCCGGTCCGTTCTACGGGTTCAACCGCGAGGGTGCGACGGTCCACGAGGGCGTCATCCAGAACTGGTGGCGGCAGGGCATGATGGGCAGCGCCAAGGCGCATTACGATGGCATCAAGGCCTTCTCGGAGACCGATCAGACAGAGGACCTGAAGGCGATGACCGTGCCGACGCTCGTCCTGCATGGCGAGGATGATCAGGTGGTTCCAATTGCAGCCTCGGCCGAAAAGGCGGTCAAACTGCTGCCCAATGGCACGCTCAAGACCTATCCGGGGTTCTCGCACGGCATGCTGACGGTCAACGCCGACGTGCTGAACGCCGATCTGCTCGAGTTCATCACGGGCTGA
- a CDS encoding nuclear transport factor 2 family protein codes for MADKFDSFSDLLRAALGDRLAPADSLLGLFTDDVIFEFPYAPDGLPKRLDGKAALAAHLEKLGPLLIFGPMELGSVHAAGDTVVFEFSCSGAGVNTGAPYNQKYISVVTVREGRIAHYRDYWNPLVVLTALGGTEAAAAAYEGTA; via the coding sequence ATGGCTGACAAGTTCGATAGTTTCTCTGACCTGCTGCGCGCGGCATTAGGTGACCGGCTCGCCCCTGCGGACAGCTTGCTCGGTCTTTTCACAGATGACGTGATCTTCGAGTTCCCCTATGCGCCTGACGGGCTGCCAAAGCGGCTGGACGGCAAGGCTGCCCTTGCGGCGCATCTTGAAAAGCTCGGCCCGTTGCTCATCTTCGGGCCGATGGAGCTCGGCAGCGTACATGCTGCTGGCGATACGGTGGTCTTCGAGTTTTCCTGCAGCGGCGCGGGCGTGAATACAGGTGCTCCTTATAATCAGAAGTACATTTCGGTGGTCACTGTGCGGGAAGGGCGCATTGCGCATTACCGCGACTATTGGAACCCGCTGGTCGTGCTGACAGCCTTGGGCGGCACCGAGGCTGCCGCCGCTGCGTATGAAGGGACAGCATGA
- a CDS encoding TetR-like C-terminal domain-containing protein produces the protein MERNRSVVKSRRKPSGAAVQRADLTDALYRAFFEEWAERGFAAISLERVAARAGAGKAAIYRRFSSHHEFAVAAVSTIGLTIAMPDDHGSLEADVLAFLIRLRVVLRHPMIRRILPDLHAEAARSAPMRDLNTQVAKARREQAQVVLDRAIARGELDQAVDRDLALDLLPAPLYWRMVVLGITPTRDQLATEAVAIVAALRASSPRC, from the coding sequence TTGGAACGCAACCGTTCCGTCGTTAAATCCCGACGAAAACCTTCCGGGGCTGCCGTGCAACGTGCCGATCTGACCGATGCGCTCTATCGCGCTTTCTTCGAGGAATGGGCGGAACGCGGCTTTGCCGCCATAAGCCTGGAAAGGGTTGCCGCCAGAGCGGGGGCCGGCAAAGCCGCGATCTACCGTCGCTTTTCGTCGCACCACGAATTTGCAGTCGCGGCAGTGTCAACGATTGGGTTGACGATCGCCATGCCCGACGACCATGGAAGCCTGGAGGCCGATGTACTTGCCTTTCTGATCCGCCTGAGAGTGGTCCTTCGCCATCCCATGATCCGACGCATCCTACCGGATCTTCATGCCGAGGCTGCACGGTCCGCGCCGATGCGAGATCTGAACACTCAGGTTGCCAAAGCGCGCCGGGAGCAGGCACAGGTCGTTCTCGACCGCGCGATTGCGCGGGGCGAGTTGGACCAGGCCGTCGATCGTGATCTGGCCCTCGATCTGCTTCCCGCACCGCTCTACTGGCGCATGGTGGTTTTGGGGATCACCCCGACGCGCGACCAACTTGCGACCGAAGCAGTCGCAATTGTCGCGGCACTAAGGGCGTCCTCTCCCCGGTGCTAA
- a CDS encoding Atu4866 domain-containing protein, which produces MLTAVLLAIGAEFARSETPHPYVGMWVTADNRIRHELLPNGRYVEARGERERAYEGRYEINGTYIEYWDDSGFTADGEFVEPDVLHHAGMVLYRK; this is translated from the coding sequence ATGCTCACCGCCGTCCTTCTGGCCATCGGTGCCGAATTCGCCCGGAGTGAAACCCCGCACCCCTATGTCGGGATGTGGGTCACCGCCGACAACCGCATCCGGCACGAACTGCTGCCGAATGGCCGCTACGTCGAGGCCCGCGGCGAACGAGAACGCGCCTACGAAGGCCGCTATGAGATCAACGGCACATATATCGAATACTGGGACGACAGCGGATTTACCGCCGACGGTGAATTCGTTGAACCCGATGTGCTGCATCATGCGGGCATGGTTCTCTATCGGAAGTAA
- a CDS encoding SDR family oxidoreductase: MDKVILITGASSGIGEGIARTLAAQGAKILMGARRTDRLDAIAQDLRGHGAEVATWSLDVTELRSMQEFAQTALNLWGRIDVLVNNAGVMPLSPMSAVKFDEWERMVDVNIKGVLWGIGAVLPVMERQGEGQIINIGSIGALQAVPTAAVYCGTKFAVRAISDGLRQESSAIRVTCVNPGVVESELASTITHEETQALIGDYRAIALKPVDIARAVSQLINAPATVDTTEITIRPTASAN, from the coding sequence ATGGACAAGGTCATCTTGATTACCGGCGCCTCCAGCGGCATCGGCGAAGGCATCGCGCGCACGCTTGCAGCGCAGGGCGCGAAAATCTTGATGGGCGCGCGCCGCACGGATCGGCTGGACGCCATCGCACAGGACCTGCGTGGCCATGGGGCCGAGGTCGCGACTTGGTCGCTTGATGTCACCGAGCTTCGCTCCATGCAGGAATTTGCGCAAACGGCGCTCAACCTGTGGGGCCGCATCGACGTGCTGGTGAACAACGCCGGCGTGATGCCCCTGTCGCCCATGTCCGCCGTCAAATTCGACGAATGGGAGCGGATGGTGGACGTGAACATCAAGGGCGTTTTGTGGGGGATTGGGGCCGTTCTTCCGGTCATGGAACGGCAAGGCGAAGGCCAGATCATCAACATCGGCTCTATCGGCGCGTTGCAGGCCGTACCGACGGCAGCCGTCTATTGCGGCACAAAATTTGCGGTTCGGGCGATATCGGACGGGCTGCGTCAGGAAAGTAGCGCCATCCGTGTCACCTGCGTGAACCCCGGCGTGGTAGAGAGCGAACTCGCCTCCACCATCACCCACGAAGAGACGCAGGCGCTCATCGGGGATTACCGCGCCATTGCGCTGAAACCGGTTGATATCGCACGCGCCGTAAGCCAGCTGATCAACGCCCCGGCGACCGTGGACACAACCGAGATCACCATCCGCCCCACAGCATCCGCAAATTGA
- a CDS encoding LysR family transcriptional regulator, with the protein MDLNLLPLLLAVAEEQNFRAAADRLGVTRSAVSQGIRRLEDALGIQVVMRTTRSVRLTEAGARLVESLRAPMAAVQDALEANENVPSGRLRLAVTSIAEEFLSGPLLARFAEAHPKVTVDVTVIDDALDIVAGGYDAGVRLGEVIEQDMIAVPVGGPQREVAAATPAYIARYGAPNHPKDLLDHRCVGWRPAPDTAPWRWEFEENGKPFDVMVDPQVTTNDLRLMLRVALADGGITFAPWDCMREHFDSGALVPLLTGYLPPFSGFYLYFPQRQNMAPKLRALINHIRQWRFVD; encoded by the coding sequence ATGGACTTGAACTTGCTGCCACTCCTGCTCGCTGTTGCCGAAGAGCAGAACTTTCGCGCTGCGGCGGACCGGCTCGGTGTGACGCGATCCGCTGTGAGCCAAGGCATACGCCGGCTAGAGGATGCCTTGGGCATACAGGTGGTCATGCGCACGACCCGCTCGGTTCGCCTGACCGAGGCCGGTGCCCGGCTGGTCGAGAGCCTGCGCGCTCCAATGGCGGCGGTACAGGACGCGCTTGAGGCCAATGAAAATGTGCCGAGTGGGCGGCTGCGATTGGCCGTCACATCCATTGCCGAGGAGTTTCTGTCGGGGCCGCTGCTGGCGCGTTTTGCCGAGGCGCATCCCAAGGTTACGGTGGATGTGACGGTCATAGATGACGCGTTGGATATCGTCGCCGGTGGTTACGATGCAGGTGTTCGCTTGGGCGAAGTGATCGAGCAGGATATGATCGCCGTGCCCGTTGGCGGCCCGCAACGCGAAGTGGCGGCAGCCACGCCCGCCTATATCGCGCGATATGGCGCACCGAACCACCCCAAGGATCTGCTCGATCATCGTTGTGTCGGATGGCGACCCGCCCCCGACACGGCCCCGTGGCGATGGGAGTTCGAGGAGAATGGCAAGCCCTTCGATGTCATGGTGGATCCACAGGTGACAACCAACGACCTGCGTCTGATGTTGCGGGTGGCTTTGGCGGATGGTGGTATCACCTTTGCGCCATGGGACTGCATGAGAGAACATTTCGATAGTGGCGCACTGGTCCCGTTGCTTACGGGCTACCTGCCGCCGTTTTCAGGATTCTACCTGTATTTCCCACAGCGGCAGAACATGGCACCAAAGCTGCGGGCGCTGATCAATCACATTCGCCAGTGGCGATTTGTGGACTGA
- the bla gene encoding class A beta-lactamase, whose product MLTHAATLPLLAAGVSLALLTGAPAFGQNPKLHLAATIDRIEQELDARVGVVIRDSGSDWTVSHRAEERFLMASTFKTMLCGAVLHRVDEGDLDLEERIAIEAAEVLEYAPVTEKMVGETMSVGELCHAALDMSDNTATNLLIDRIEGPQSVTAFLREIGDPVSRLDRREPDVNTFAPDDPRDTTTPEAMVSTMETLLTGGALSPQSRALLVDWMSDGGVTGALIRASTPAGWHVADRSGSGNFNRNIVAMVTPPDREPYFIAIFLSDADADFNTRNGAMIELSKAVMQVVTSR is encoded by the coding sequence ATGTTGACACATGCCGCGACGCTGCCCCTACTGGCCGCCGGGGTTTCCCTCGCACTGCTGACAGGCGCCCCTGCCTTTGGCCAGAACCCGAAACTGCATCTTGCCGCAACCATCGACCGCATCGAACAAGAGCTCGACGCGCGCGTCGGTGTTGTGATCCGCGACAGCGGCTCGGATTGGACCGTCAGCCATCGTGCCGAGGAGCGGTTCCTGATGGCCAGCACCTTCAAGACCATGCTGTGCGGCGCCGTCTTGCATCGTGTCGATGAGGGCGACCTCGACCTCGAAGAAAGGATTGCGATCGAGGCCGCAGAAGTCCTCGAGTATGCGCCTGTCACCGAAAAGATGGTCGGCGAAACGATGAGCGTGGGCGAACTATGCCACGCCGCGCTCGACATGAGCGACAACACGGCGACCAATCTGCTGATCGACCGGATCGAAGGACCGCAAAGCGTGACCGCATTTTTGCGCGAGATCGGCGATCCGGTGAGCCGTCTGGACCGCCGCGAGCCGGACGTGAACACCTTCGCGCCGGACGATCCGCGCGATACAACCACGCCCGAAGCGATGGTGTCGACGATGGAGACGTTGCTGACGGGCGGTGCACTGTCCCCGCAATCGCGCGCGCTACTGGTCGACTGGATGAGCGACGGTGGCGTTACGGGCGCACTGATCCGTGCGAGCACGCCAGCGGGCTGGCATGTCGCCGACAGATCGGGAAGCGGGAATTTCAACCGCAACATCGTGGCGATGGTGACGCCGCCGGATCGGGAACCATACTTCATCGCCATCTTCCTGTCGGATGCAGATGCCGACTTTAACACCCGCAACGGCGCTATGATCGAGCTGTCCAAAGCCGTCATGCAGGTCGTGACAAGCCGGTGA
- a CDS encoding LysR family transcriptional regulator has protein sequence MPMDRPDLPLNGLRVFEAAYRQGSFTRAAIELRVTQAAVSHQVARLEDRLGVTLFVRASGGLVPTDEGRALYPVLEHGFDAMARTLDRITGHRHIETLKIGVVTTFAVGWLWPRLPEFRQEHPSIDLRISTNNNRVEILREGLDMAIRYGSGSWTGLESDVLLEAPLAPLCAPSMAEYLTTPESLSREVLLRSYRSDEWPRWFAEAGALCPPLTGPIFDSSLAMAEIASDGGGVALLPVEMFTRRIADGRLVQPFSTMVSASRYCLTWPADRPPTPAMRDFRSWLLTASAEPALGTSA, from the coding sequence ATGCCGATGGATCGCCCGGACCTGCCTCTGAACGGACTCCGCGTGTTCGAGGCGGCCTATAGGCAGGGTAGTTTCACCCGCGCCGCCATAGAGTTGCGCGTCACCCAAGCCGCGGTCAGCCATCAGGTGGCACGGCTCGAGGACCGGCTCGGCGTCACATTGTTCGTGCGCGCATCCGGCGGATTGGTGCCGACCGATGAGGGCAGGGCGCTGTACCCTGTTCTGGAACACGGCTTCGACGCAATGGCGCGAACGCTCGACCGCATTACCGGACATCGCCACATCGAGACGTTGAAGATCGGTGTTGTCACGACCTTTGCCGTCGGTTGGCTTTGGCCGCGTCTGCCTGAGTTCCGGCAGGAGCATCCGTCGATTGACCTTCGCATCTCGACCAACAACAACCGCGTCGAGATCCTGCGCGAGGGGCTCGACATGGCGATCCGCTATGGCAGCGGTTCCTGGACCGGGCTTGAGTCTGACGTGCTGCTTGAGGCTCCGCTCGCACCGCTGTGTGCGCCGTCGATGGCCGAATATCTGACGACCCCTGAAAGCCTCAGCCGCGAGGTCCTGCTGCGGAGCTATCGCAGCGACGAATGGCCGCGCTGGTTTGCAGAGGCAGGGGCACTCTGTCCGCCACTGACCGGTCCGATATTCGATTCCTCGCTCGCCATGGCCGAGATTGCATCGGATGGCGGGGGCGTGGCGCTCCTCCCGGTGGAAATGTTCACACGCCGCATTGCGGATGGGCGGTTGGTTCAGCCGTTCTCGACGATGGTGTCTGCGAGTAGGTATTGCCTGACATGGCCTGCGGACCGACCGCCTACACCTGCCATGCGAGATTTCAGAAGTTGGCTGCTTACTGCATCGGCAGAACCAGCCTTAGGCACCAGTGCCTAG
- a CDS encoding TetR family transcriptional regulator — translation MTDGSRLEDARLDVSRHAARLFWEKGFDATSGDDIAAAAGISTRTVWRYFRSKEACVEPVLKVSELRFAALLGQWPKTESIDQFLARSMTVFISDDAFVRDSIAAVRILAILHREPALRSAWLMACHAAEMELIGVVADRAARTADDFEVRLCAAAITAAMRLVDEEISAAVINGGMHVTSEEATARILSAIRAAATLPICDAVA, via the coding sequence GTGACAGACGGATCGAGACTAGAGGACGCGCGGCTCGACGTATCCCGACATGCAGCAAGGCTGTTCTGGGAGAAGGGCTTTGATGCGACCAGCGGTGACGACATAGCCGCCGCGGCTGGCATCTCGACGCGAACTGTCTGGCGATACTTCCGATCCAAGGAAGCCTGCGTCGAACCGGTGTTGAAAGTCAGCGAATTGCGCTTCGCGGCACTGCTCGGCCAATGGCCGAAAACCGAAAGCATCGACCAATTCCTGGCCCGGTCCATGACGGTATTCATCTCTGACGATGCCTTCGTCCGCGACAGCATTGCCGCTGTCCGGATCCTCGCGATCCTGCACCGCGAACCGGCCCTGCGCTCGGCCTGGCTCATGGCGTGTCACGCGGCGGAGATGGAGCTAATCGGCGTCGTCGCTGACCGTGCGGCGCGAACTGCGGACGATTTCGAGGTCAGGCTCTGCGCCGCTGCCATCACAGCAGCGATGCGCCTTGTGGACGAAGAGATCAGCGCGGCCGTGATCAACGGCGGTATGCACGTGACGTCTGAGGAGGCGACGGCCCGCATCCTTTCGGCGATCCGGGCCGCCGCGACACTCCCCATCTGCGACGCCGTCGCCTGA